The sequence below is a genomic window from Croceicoccus marinus.
TGGCGCCCAAGCTGTCGTTCATCTCGATCGGCACCAACGATCTGACCCAGTTCCTGTTCGCCGCCGACCGGTCGAACCCCAAGCTGGCCGAACGTTATGACTGGCTGAACCCGTCGATCCTGCGCTTCATTCGCCGCGTCATACGCACGCTGGCGGGTCAGCAGATCGACATCACCGTCTGCGGCGAGATGGGCGGCCGCCCGCTGGAGGCGCTGGCGCTGGTCGGCATCGGCATCCGCCGCCTGTCGATCACGCCCGCATCGATCGGGCCGCACAAGGCGATGTTCCGCAAGATCGACACGCGCGAACTGACCGAGCAGATGGAACTGTGGCTGAACGAACCCGTCGGCGACCTGCGCGGCGCGCTGACCGAATGGGCGGACGAGCGGGACATCGACTGGGAATAGGGCCCCCGGATCGGCGTGCGCCGGGGTCTGTCATTGAAGCTGCTGGCAAAATTTTGCGCCGAATCGCATTTCTGCTGGGAAAGATCGTGGGGGGCGGGGTGCAATCGCCCGCGCAATATCGTATCGCATGGCCGTGCAAGCAGGATTTGCTGCGCGGCATGAAGCCCAGCAGCACCCCGCCAGCCAGGAACCGACCCGTCGGTGCGAGAGGTTAGGGACGAGTGGACGAGAACGAAATCGACGAAAGGGCCCCGACCGGCAGGACCGTGTCCGACACGCTGCGGCAGGAGCGTGAGCGACAGGGCATGAGCCGCAAGGACCTGTCCGATCGCACCAAGATTTCCGAACGACATCTGATCGCCATCGACGAAGGCGATTTCTCGGCGATGCCCAGCCGGACCTATATCATCGGCTTCGTGCGCAGCTATGCCAATGCGCTGGGGCTTGACGCCCCGGTGCTGGTGCAGCGCCTGCGGGACGAGATGGGGATGGCCGAGAAGGTTCGCCCCGAGCGCAATCTCGACCACATGGAGCCGGGCGATCCCGAACGCAATCCGTCGGGCAGGCTGACCTGGATCGTTCTGGCCGCGGTGATCGCGGTGATGGTAATCGTCGTGGTAGCGTGGCGCGGGCTGTTCATGCCCGCCGCGCAATTGCCCCCGCTTGAGGACGAGCAGCAGCAGGCCCCCGTCGCCGCTGCCCCGCAGCCCGCGCAGGCCGACGCCGCCGCCGCAGACCCCGCATCGCAGGAAGTCGTGTTCACCGCGACCGTCGACGGGGTCTGGGTGAAATTCTACGACCGCAGCGGCAGCCAGCTGTTCCAGAAGCAGATGGCCCTGAACGAAAGCTTCACCATCCCGGCCGATGCCGAAGGTCCGCAGATCTGGACCGGCCGCCCCGAAGCGCTGCGCATCACCGTCGGTGGCCGCGCGGTGCCGCCGCTGGCCGAGGAGCAATCGGTGGTGCGCGACATACCCGTCGATTCCGCCGCGCTGCTTGCCCGGCCGGCCGGCCCCGGCCTTCCGCAGCCCGGTGCCGCCGGCACCACGGGCGGCTGATCCGCCGGGCCGGCGTCACGTTCATCCGCGGTTCCGGCGCCCGGTGCCACTATTCCCTTTTCGTGTCATGACTTCCACGAGGTTGCCTTTCATGTTCGCCAGCCCGCGTTCCCCCCTTATGACGGCCCTTCCCCGATCCCTGTCCGGTTCCTGGCGCCGCACCGCCCTGTTGCTGGGCGGCGCGATGGCGCTGACCCTGCCGGTCGCGGCCCCCGCCTCGGCGCAGGACGACGTGCGCATCCGCAAGCTGGAACAGGAAGTGAAGGCGCTGCAGCGCAAGGTCTTCCCCGGCGGCAGCGGCCCCTATTTCGAGCCAGAGATCGTCGCTCCGCAGGCGCAGCCGGTGGGGCCCAGCAATACGGCGGGGCCGGTCACCGACCTGCTCGCGCGCATGGACGCGGTGGAATCGGCGCTGCAGAGCCTGACTTCGCAGGTCGAGATGAACTCGAACACGCTGCGCCTGATGAACGAGCGGGTGCAGTCCCTGGAAGCAGCGGCAATGCCGCCCGAACCGATGATGCCCGTTCAGGATCCAGCTGCCGCCCCCCCCGCCTCAGGGGCCGCCACGGGCAGCAATATCGCGGCGATGACCGGCGGAGCGACCGCGGCGACGGTCGCCACGGTCGACAAGCCCTCGACCGGCGACGACGCCGACGATACCTATGTCTATGGCTTCCGCCTGTGGGAAGCGCAGCAATACCCCGCCGCCCGCGAGCAGCTGCAGAAGGTGGTCAACGTCTATCCCAACCATCGCCGGGCCAGCTGGGCGCGCAACCTGATCGGCCGCTCGTGGCTGGACGAGGGGCAGCCCAGCAAGGCGGGCGAGGTCTTCCTGCAGAACTATCTTGCCGACCGCAGCGGCGAGCGGGCACCGGACAGCCTGCTCTATCTGTCGCGCGCGACCCTGGCGCTGGGCAACAAGGCGAAGAGCTGCGAGGCGCTGGCCGAATTCCGCCGCGTCTATCCGGGCGAGGCAAATGGCCGCCTGTCCTCGCTGGACCTGCAGACGGGGCGTGAGGCGGGATGCAATTGATACGCCG
It includes:
- a CDS encoding helix-turn-helix domain-containing protein; this encodes MDENEIDERAPTGRTVSDTLRQERERQGMSRKDLSDRTKISERHLIAIDEGDFSAMPSRTYIIGFVRSYANALGLDAPVLVQRLRDEMGMAEKVRPERNLDHMEPGDPERNPSGRLTWIVLAAVIAVMVIVVVAWRGLFMPAAQLPPLEDEQQQAPVAAAPQPAQADAAAADPASQEVVFTATVDGVWVKFYDRSGSQLFQKQMALNESFTIPADAEGPQIWTGRPEALRITVGGRAVPPLAEEQSVVRDIPVDSAALLARPAGPGLPQPGAAGTTGG
- a CDS encoding tetratricopeptide repeat protein encodes the protein MTALPRSLSGSWRRTALLLGGAMALTLPVAAPASAQDDVRIRKLEQEVKALQRKVFPGGSGPYFEPEIVAPQAQPVGPSNTAGPVTDLLARMDAVESALQSLTSQVEMNSNTLRLMNERVQSLEAAAMPPEPMMPVQDPAAAPPASGAATGSNIAAMTGGATAATVATVDKPSTGDDADDTYVYGFRLWEAQQYPAAREQLQKVVNVYPNHRRASWARNLIGRSWLDEGQPSKAGEVFLQNYLADRSGERAPDSLLYLSRATLALGNKAKSCEALAEFRRVYPGEANGRLSSLDLQTGREAGCN